The uncultured Fibrobacter sp. sequence GTCCAGTCTTTCCACTTGTGCCAGAATTTAAAGAGGAATGCCGGAACCTTGTTCGGATAGCCGTGGATCATAATGTCGCCACCGGGCTCGTAATTGCCTTCTTTTGCGGCCTTGATTTGCTCTGCGTTCGGGTACGAAATCTTTAGCGATAAATGGAAAATGCTTTTGGGGTTGTGCTTCTCGATGGTGTAATTGCCCTCGGGTGTCTTGTTGTCACCTGATTTGACCTTTGCTCCGACCGGATTCTTGCCCAATGAAATTCTGTATGACTTGACAACGACATCGCCCTTGAGCAAATACATTTTGCGGTTAGCCTTTTCTACAAGAATGTTGTCGATGGGTGAGGAGAGCATGGGTTTAGGGGATTCCTTTTCCGAAGAGCAAGAGAATAAAAGAAATGTTAGTAAAAGTAGGAGAGGTGTTCGTGATATTTTCATCAGAAGCTTTTGAAATGTTTAATGTGGGCGATGAAAGAGAAATAGTTAATTGGTTGGTAGATTAGTTCATTGCGGATAACGGGTCTCTAAATTTCATTTTGAATTTAACGGAGCGCATATCCTTATTGCAATAATCGCAAATATAATCCCAATCATCTGTAATACGATTATCAATTCTGTTTGCTTTGGGCGTGGATTTGATTGAAGAATGCGAGACAAACTGGTTGTTGACTTTTATTTCTATTTCGTAATCTATGTCTAAATGGATTTTTTGTTGAACACTGAATTGTGCATAATAAAGCAAATATTTCTTTTTTATTTTTTCCGTAAATTCATGATAAACAGAATCGGATAATGATTGCCCTGTGGAGTCTTTTAGTTGCATATCTGTTATTTCTATGGAACGGCAGTGAATACCGCAGTCCTCTTTGGGCCAGTGCGTTAGCCGACATCCTCCTGGAACTCTTGGAATTTTACGAGACTTAAAAAAGTCTTCTATTTTAGATGTGTCTGCAAAATAGTAGTTATATCCGTTTTTGTTATACCCTTGTCTAGAATATGTGGCGTAAATACGGGTTGTGTCAATTGGAGTTCCGTTACGATAAAGTTCTACATAATATGAAACCCATTGCTTGTCCCAACATATACCACGACATTCTTGTTTTTCTTTGAAGGCCATCGCTTCGGTAAATTCGTCAAAGTCTTTTTTTAAGTGGGATGCGAAAGATGGTTCTGATTCGCAAGAAAAAACAGCCATTGAATCGGCGGCTGCAATATAGTCAGCAAGGAGTAAGTCCTTAGACGGAGTAAAAACCCTGCTTGCTTCTTTTAGTTGGTTTGGGTTGTCGCAAGCCGCCAAGATGAACAAAAATGTTGCAATTAAAAATTTCTTAATCATTCAATTTCATCTCATTTTAATGAATAAGTGTTCTGCGATGCACATAATATAATACAAAAAAACGCCCAGGCTTTTAACCTAGACGCTTTTTGAATTGCTTGTGGATCCTATCGCCGCACCCTTCGACAAGCTCAGGGACCTGCGGCTCCAGGATGACGATTAGGGTTGGATTGCTTCGCTACGCTCGCAATGACGTGGTTTTTCCTAACCACTAACCACTGTCTACTTCAAGAACTGCATATACGGCAGCTTAGCAGCGAGTTCCTGCACCTTGTCGGCGTTGGCCATGAGGGCGGAGCGTGCGTGCCAGGAGCCGTCGAGGAACTGGCCGCGGGGGCCGTCGGCAAGCGTGAGCTCGATGGTTTCGTCACCCATCTTGAGCGTGCGGCTTTCGGTGCTGGTCACGAGTTCTTCGCTCGGGTGAGCTTCGATCCAGGCGAGAATCTTGTCAGCCACTTCGTGGCTCACCTTGTAGCAGGGCACGCCAATGGCCACACAGTTACCGAAGAAGATTTCGGAGTAGCTTTCGGCGATGATGGCGCGGATGCCCCAGCGCTTCAGGGCCTGCGGAGCGTGTTCGCGGCTGGAACCGCAACCGAAGTTCTGGTTCGAGACGAGGATGGAGCCGTTCTTGTAGGCCGGATCGCGGAAGGGGTGGACCTTGCCCTGAGCGGCGAGGCCAGCGATATCGTCGGCAAAGGCGTTTGCGCCGAGGCCTTCGAAAGTCACGCACTTGAGGAAGCGTGCCGGGATGATACG is a genomic window containing:
- a CDS encoding L,D-transpeptidase family protein is translated as MLSSPIDNILVEKANRKMYLLKGDVVVKSYRISLGKNPVGAKVKSGDNKTPEGNYTIEKHNPKSIFHLSLKISYPNAEQIKAAKEGNYEPGGDIMIHGYPNKVPAFLFKFWHKWKDWT
- a CDS encoding 3-isopropylmalate dehydratase small subunit — protein: MNSIDIVKGSGVPVRGNDIDTDRIIPARFLKCVTFEGLGANAFADDIAGLAAQGKVHPFRDPAYKNGSILVSNQNFGCGSSREHAPQALKRWGIRAIIAESYSEIFFGNCVAIGVPCYKVSHEVADKILAWIEAHPSEELVTSTESRTLKMGDETIELTLADGPRGQFLDGSWHARSALMANADKVQELAAKLPYMQFLK